The DNA window ATCCTATAAGTATGGTCAGGACCACAAGAAAATTACCCTGCTTTTTAGCATGTGGTAAATATATTCTTGCAAGTGAGGTTGGGGAGGCGAGTCTTATATTACCAAAGGAGATGCTCATCCCATATAAAGGCGTTAAGGATATTGATTATCCTTATCGGCTTATGGAGATGATAGAAAAGATTTATAAGGATAGGAGCATTTTAAAAAAAGGTGAGTTGGGTGTAAAAATTGCAAAAGATAGGTTTGAGTACACTATACTTGCTAAAAGAGTGTCGGAAATAGTTTTGAAATGTGTTAGTTCTAAGACACTCATAGGATTAGTATCAGGTAAAAATATACAGAAAATACGAGTTTTAGTAGTAAGCCATTCCTGTATTGTAGATGTAAATCAGGCTCCATTTGTAGAGTTAAGCACATATCTAGGTATAGAGCTTGCTCTTGTAACTCCTCGTTATTTTAAAGACATTACATTTCCATTCCAGTTGAAGTTTCAAAAGCATCCTAACCTAAATGCGAAAGTATATCCTTTAAGAAGTTTTTTAAGCAACCTCCCTGATAAGAATATAAATCTCCACTTCTATCCTGATTGGCTAAAAGTTATGCATCAATTTAAGCCAGATATTATACATATAGATGAAGAGCCGTATAGTGTTTCTACTTTCCAGTTTGCATTAGCTAAGGGAAAAGCTAATCTATTATTTTTTGCAGCCCAAAATATCTTCAAGCAATATCTACCACCCTTTAATGAGTTTGAAAAGTATGTATATAGAAAATCAAGTTGTGCTATAGCAGCGAGTGAAATGGCAAAGAGTGTTTTAGTTAGAAAAGGGTATCATAAAAGAATATTTGTAATACCGTATAGTATTGATTTTGACAGATTTTACAAAAAGGATTCGCAACTGTTAAAGAGTAAGTTAAACCTGACCGGCTTTGTAATAGGCTATGTAGGACGTCTTACTAAATGGAAAGGTGTTGATACACTTATAAAGGCAGTGAAGAAATTGACTAATATTTCAGCTCCTATTTCTTTACTTATTGTGGGTGGTGGACCTGTTGAGCATAAAGTTCGTGAATTAGTAACTAATCTAAACATGCAAAAAATAACTCGCATAATAGGTGGTGTACTGCATAGTGAGGTTCCAAATTATTTGAATTGTATGAATGTACTTGTGCTACCATCAACTACTATAGGTTATTGGAGGGAACAATTTGGTAGAGTTCTAATTGAGGCGATGGCCTGTGAGGTTCCAGTAGTAGGCTCTGACTCGGGTGAGATTCCTAATATTATCAAAAAGACAGGTGGTGGTCTTATTTTCGCTGAAGGCGATGTAGACGATTTAGCTCAAAAGCTTACTTTACTTATTCAATCTCCAGAGTTAGCCGATAAATTAGCAAAAGAAGGCAGCGAAATGGCTTTTAAAAATTATTCTTCTAAGCTGAATGCAGAAAGATTCTATTCTGTATATAAATACATATTTAATAAAAGATAATAATGTTTAGGATAGGTAATACTTACATTCCTGTTTTGGTATACCATAATATAGGTCAGTATAGAGACTTATACACAATAACTCCGGTATTATTTGAGCAACAGATGTCATTTCTATATAACTATGGTTTTTCTCCATTAATCCCTGCAGATTTAATTCACTATTATATTGGAACAAAACCCCTTCCACGCAAACCTATCTTACTCACATTTGATGATGGTTACCGTAGTTTTTTAACCCATGCACTCCCAATCCTATCCAAATATGGGTTTTACTGTCTTGTTTTTGTTGTTACACAGCTGATAGGTAAACTGGATTATTTTAACAATCCTTCTGGTAAATATCAGCTTTTGAGTAAAGTCGAGCTTATCGAACCTTCCCGTCTTGGCATCCATTTTGGTAGCCACTCTGCTACCCATCGTCCTTTAACTCTATTAGAAAAAGACGAACTACTAACTGAAATAGCTTATTCTAAGCACTCATTAGAGGATATAATAGGCAAGCCTATCTGTTTCTTTGCATATCCTTATGGAGCTTCCAACGAGTGTATCCGCAAAATGGTAAAGGCGGCTGGCTACCGGTTTGCATTTACTAATCGTTTTACATTAAATGAGCCTTTTGAAGTAGGTCGAATTCTAATTGGTGCTTCAGATAATAGCTGTCGCTCTAGGCTGAAAATTTCACCCCTATATCCATTTATTAAGAATATTCTATCTGTAGTCAAGTGAATATTATAAATTTAGGTAAGCTAATAGGTGGTCGTGAAGGTTATGCATATAACTGGATACCTTATGGTTCTGTTAAAGTATTGGATATTGGCTGTGGCTATGGGGGGCTAGTTTCTGTATTAGTTAAAAATGGCAAATTTGCTTGTGGTGTAGATATAGAGCTTGAATTCTTAAAAGAAGCCAAAAAAGTAAATCCTAAATTACCTCTAATTTTGTCAACTTCCAGCTCATTGCCATTTAGGGATAGCATTTTTGATGTAGTTACAGCATTAGATGTGATAGAACTACTATCTAAAGACAACCTAGCTCATACGATAGCTGAGATTGTGCGTGTTTTAAAGCCACATAGTTTATTAATAGTTTCTATTCCTCACAAAGGTCTTTTTTACTGGCTTGACCCTATAAATCTTAAATATTTTACTGTTAAACTCTTGGGCAAGATTCTTCGCTACGCTCAGAATGACGGAAAGCGTACTATTTACAACAGACATTTCACATTGCGAGAAGCTGTTCAAATTATAGGGAGCAAATTTTCGATAGAAAGTATTCATTGTGGTGGTTTATTAATTTATCCATTAAGTTATTTTGTTATTAGACTGCTTGATAGACTACCGTTTCATTTTTCATCATTACATAGTTTGCTATTTAGACTTCTAAAGGTTGACTTTTCTCTTAAATATGGTAATTTAGGGTATAATCTTATTCTCTTAGCACGAAAAGATGCATAAAATTTTACTTGTAACACTCGATTTTCCACCTATAGTGGGTGGTATATCCACATACCTTTATAGTGTTATTAAAGCATTATCACATTATGAGGTAATTGTAGTTACTCCTATGACACAAGGTGCCTTTAAATTTGATAGGGAACAGGACTTCAAAATCTATCGTACAAAAAAATTCTATTTTAGAAAATTAACTCTTCTTTTCCTATATTGGAAAATAATACTAATTGCTATTAAAGAACGAATAAGAGTCATCTATTGTGGCCATATCCTTACTGGTGTACCAGCTCTTTTACTTAAGCTGTTTACAAATAGGGCTTACATAGTAGTAATTTATGGCATAGAGGTAACGGACCGTAAAATTGGTAAGTTATTAAATTTAGTTTTCAATAATGCCACTTGTATCATTACTGTAAGTAATTTTATAGAGAACTATCTTGTAGGTATAGGAGTAGATTCCTCTAAAATTATCGTTATCCATCCATGTGTAGATACTGAGCGGTTTAATCCATACATTAACCCAGTTAATTTACGAAGGAGACACTGCCTTGAAAATGAAAAAGTTATCCTCACTGTCTCCCGCTTAGCTACAAGTGAGAGATACAAAGGTCATGATACAGTTCTAAAGGCATTACCACATATTTTGAAAGAAGTCCCGAATTTGGTATATATAATAGTAGGTGATGGTGATGACAGGAAAAGACTACAAGATTTGGCTACAAATTTAGGTCTTTCAAATAATATATTATTTACAGGATTTGTCTCAGAAGAGGAACTTCCAATGTACTATGCACTTTGCAATGTATTTGTAATGCCGTCCCAAGAGATAAAGAATAAAACTGGTCTAAAGGCAGAAGGCTTTGGCATCGTCTACCTTGAAGCCAGTGTTTGTGGCAAGCCTGTAATTGGGGGTAGATCTGGTGGTGTCTCTGATGCGCTAATTGATGGGGTTACGGGGCTGCTCGTCAATCCATTTGATGAGCAAGAAATAGCGGCTGCTATAATTAAATTACTTACTGATAAAGAGCTTGCAGATAGGATAGGTGAGGCTGGCTGTGAAAGAGTACTACGTGAGTTTAACATTCAAGTATTGGCAAATAAATTAGTAGATGTTCTTTCTTCATGATGGGCTCAATTCTACCATCAATTTTTAGGTCTGTCTTTGCCCATCCTGATAACATAAGACTTGTTACGCAAGGTCCTATTATAAAGGACTATTTAACCTGTGTAGGCGAGGTAACCCCGCCCCTACATTGGGTCATAGATGTTGGGTGTGGGACTGGCCGGTATACTGAGTGGCTTACAAAAAAGTCAGATTTTGTTGTTGGTATGGATATAAACTGGAGTGGACTTGAGAGAGTGAAAGCAAAGAATATTCCTGTTAGCCTTGTTCAATCTGTAGCAGAAGCCCTTCCTTTTAAAAATTTGTCATTTGATTTTGTGCTGTGTACAGAGGTCCTTGAGCATATAGAAAATGATAAGTTAGCACTAAAGGAGATGTTTAGAATTCTAATGCCAGGTACAAGCTTACTTCTCAGTGTTCCCTGTCCTCCTCCTCCTTATCCTGATTCCGCTCATAAAAGGGCTGGCTATACAAAAGTTGATATTATCTCACTCCTAAGAGAATTGGGGTTTGAGCCACTTACTACTCATTTTTGTATGTTTACTATTTCAAGATTATTACTTAAGTTTTCAACTCAATTTATGCGAATTTTCAAATTTCCGCCCCCAGTCCTGCCTTTGGTAAGATTAGAAAAATTTCTGCGAGAAGATAAAGGTTATAAGCCTTTTAACTTGGTAATATTGGCAAAGAAAAATACTTTAGATTGTAAAACATAGTAAGAAATGAATAAAATAGGTAGCATTCTGTGTAGGAAACAAAATATTAGTCTACTCTTAGTGGGAGTGGCGACTCTTTCAGTGTATCTCTTAACTGCACAGGGAAGACTTGGATGTATAGACCCCGGTGTTAGATATGCAGTTACAAAAAGCATTGTTGAACGTAGAACTTTTAGTATAGACCCAACTCATCTGCTTGGAGCTCTTCTGGGTAAAGATGGACGTACATACTCGTTTTATTTCATTGGTCAATCGCTTGTTTTTATACCTCCATATCTTTTAGCAAGGACTTTTTCAGATAAAATTCCTGTCCCATTACGTGAACAATTTAAGCAATCTGTATGCAGTTTTGTTAATGTATTTTTTATGGCAGCGAGTTGTATTCTTTTACTACTTTTATTAGTTGAGCTCGGATACGAATGGAAAGCAGCAACACCGACTACTCTTATCTACGCCTTTGCTACAATATGTTTTCCTCATGCACAGAGTGTTATGGATCCTGCCCAAGTTATATTTTTTACTATATTGATGTTGCATTCTCTTGTACTCTACTCAAAGTATAGGCAAAGGAAATGGGGCTTCATTTCTGGGATAGCATTTGGCATTGCATTATTGACACGATTAGAAGTATTGTTGATAATACCAGGTATTCTGATTTGGTCAACATTGGAGTTGCAAAAGTTAGAAAAGCACGAAGGAATAAAATGGTTTAGAAATGGTATAGTCACTTTTATTATGGGCGTGGTTCCTTTTATAGTAATTATTCTATGGTATAACTTTGTAAGATTTGGTTCAGTATTTGAAACTGGTTACCAGAAAGTACTTGCACAACAATGTGGAATTAGTATCAATTTATTTTCTTCTCATTTAGTATTTAATCTATATCGTATGCTTTTAAATCCCAGAGAAAGCTTCTTCCTATTCTCTCCAATACTTATTTTATTTCCTTTTTTAATAAGGTCATTTATACAAAGAAAAAAATCAATAGGAGTATTGTGCTTGGTAGTTATTGGGTGCTGGTTATACTTTTATTCGGTACAACAGGGCTATAGAACTTCTGCTGAAATTGAGTGGGGCCAGAGATATTTAGTAGCTATAACACCGTTTATGGTATTACCTTTGGTAGAGTTGTTTTCAATATGGGAACGATTAAGGAGAGTTTTCAAAGTATTCATCTCTTTACTGATTGCTCTCTCTGTTTCTATTCAACTCATAGGTGTCTCAGTATCTCCTATGAGGTTTCATCTACAATATGTGATTGCAGAAGAAACAAATGAACTTCAGAATTTGGTCTCTCCTATAAGAAGGCAATGGCAAAATTTATGGACAGTATCAAGGTCAATGAAGATAGGTAAGCCATGGTCGCTTGTGCTTGACTCTGATGTTGTTGCTATCGAAGAAGGCTGGACAAATGCTGAGACAATTCAGAAGGCACGCTCATTAAATGTCGTTAATTTTTGGTGGATTCACCTCTACTATACAAGATTGTTTCCTTTAAAAATAATAGTTACAATTGTAGTCTTCCTTGTTCTAATTGGGCTAATCTCATGTAGTCTGCTCGTTAAAATATTATTTTCTAAGGAAAAATTAAAGAAAAGTTAAAAATTTGGTGCCAAGAAAAACTGCGTGATACATAATTTAATTTTGTATTCTCTACGAATTCTGTGGTTAATGTAGATACTATTTTTGGTAAAAGTGGACTAATCTCATCTGTCATTACTGATTACGAGTATAGACCTGAGCAGATTGAGATGGCAACCAAAATAAAATATGTTTTAGAAAATGGTAGAAACCTCATCTGTGAAGCTGGTACAGGTGTAGGCAAGTCGTTAGCTTACTTAGTACCAAGTGTCCTATGGATTACTCATCCTGATAATGAAAATGTCCCCAAAAGGGTAATAGTCTCAACTTACACAAAGACGCTCCAGAATCAACTATTGACTCACGATATCCCAATTGTTCAATCCGCCTTATCCGGATTGGGAATTAAATTTAGTGCAGCTCCCGCTTTTGGGTCTGATAATTACCTTTGCCTAAGGAGATGGCGTAAACTTGCGGATAAGGGGTCATTATTTGAAAATAAAGAGATTGAGCGCATTGCTGCTTGGGAGGCAATTACAAAAACTGGGTTACGCTCAGAGCTTGATAAGGATGGAATAGTCTCAATATTTAGTGATGTAGCACGTGACCCTGATTTATGTGCAGGTAAGAAATGCAAGTTTAGGTCTCGTTGTTATTATGAACGAGCGAGGCGTAATCTTTTTAAGAGTGATGTTATTGTCACAAACCACTGGCTATTTTTTGCTAATATTGCGGCAGGCAAGAGAGTCTTACCTCCTTATCAAGCTGTAATATTTGATGAAGCACAGAATCTTGAAGAAGTGGCAGTCCAATATTTTGGGCTACATCTGTCTAATTACAGCATTAGATTCTTCCTTAACTCACTGAAGAGAGGGATAGGAAATAAAGATTTGAATAAGATGATAGATGAAATACAAGATATAAATGACGATTTCTTTAGGAAAATATTAAATATTATTGGAGCTGAAAATGTAGTCCGTGTAAATGAAAAATTGCCAGTCCGTAATTCACTCTCACCTTATTTTAATAGTCTTTCTCTTTTACTCAAAGACTTAAGAAAAAATGCCAAAGATGAAGCTGATGCAGAAGAGCTTGTTGGCTACCTTTCAAAATGTAAATCCATTGATACTGGGCTTTCATTTTTCCTTAACCATGCTGATACTAATTCAGTTTACTGGTTGGAGCGTAGCAGTACTCCTGAGCCCTCGGTAACAGAAATAAGGAGGCATCGTCGTTTTCCATTTGTTTCCCTCAACACAGCCCCAATAGTTGTTGCACCATGGCTTGAGAAGTATGTATTTTCCTCTCAATTATCAGGGGAGCCTAAAATCCCAATAATTCTGACCTCAGCAACCTTGTCTGTTGATAATAGATTTGAATTTATTAAGGATAGGCTTGGCTTTCAAGGTGATGAATTATTATTAGCTTCATCCTTTAACTACATGGAGAATGCAATTCTATATATTCCCAAAAAAGGGCCTGACCCAAGAGATGAGAATAAATATAAGGAATTCATCGTCTCTGAGCTCTCAAAGATTCTACCCATAACTCATGGTAGGGCATTAGTTCTGTTCACAAGCTTTAAGCTGATGGATACGGTATACGAACGGCTACAATATGATAAAGAAATTATAGGGCAAGGCTTTCCCGATCCGTTCCATGTCGGGACGGGTAGCCTTGCAAACCTAAAGGTTTGCCCTACCCTTCGGGCCCTAAAGGAATCGGCTACAATCAAGGAGGGACATGGACAAGCCCTGTCCCTCCTGAAACAAGGTGATGCTTCACGTGACGAGTTACTTGATAGATTAAGGCATAAGCCTTCTGTATTATTAGGAGTATCAAGCTTTTGGCAGGGCATAGATGTTCCTGGTGAAGCTCTATCGTCTGTCATAATAACAAGACTTCCATTTGAGGTCCCTGATTCCCCAATAACAGAAGCTCGTATAGAGTGGATAAAAGAGAATGGTGGCAATCCATTTCTTGATTATCAGCTACCCTCTGCTGTGATGACCTTAAAGCAAGGTTTTGGCAGATTGGTAAGGAAACGCACAGATTATGGAGTTGTTGTCATATTAGACACAAGAATAATAAAGATGCCTTACGGTAAGAAATTCCTAAACTCACTCCCCAAGTGTAAGCTAACACACAAGCTTAGTGAGGTTAAGGAATTCTTTAATAATCGTAGATAAAATTTTTAACTACTTATTAAGTGGGATTGCTTCGCTAACCCTCGCAATGACAGTGAGGGGGACTTGCAATGACCTTTTTCATAACGGTGAAAACTACTACTATTATTTATATTTGACAAGGGAGTTCGTTAGCTGTATATTTTATAAAGATGATTTTATTTATTTTGTTTTTTGTATGTATTGAGTATTCTTTATCTCAAGTGGAGCTAAAATTTTCTGGTTCCAATTCCTGTGGTCCGTATAAATTGGTATCTCACATAATCTCTGGCTCAGAAGAGGTATGGATAGGACAGTCCCGACGGGTCGTGATGTCCCTACAAAATGATTACTCGATTGATTACGATGCCGGCATTATTTATTTTAATACTCCATTGTCACCTTCTGATACTGTGTATTTTCTATGTAAGCGTATACCATTTAATTTAGCTCCAGAATATTACCATAGAGAACTTATCGATACAATCCTATCTCTGAAAATTACAGATTACAGATTACAGATTACAGATTGCCCTACATCTGTTGATACTGCCCAAAATGTTTGTCCTCCATCCAATGTTTCCAACTTTCATCTTCATGGCACGAAAACTTTTGGTATCTCTGTGAGTTCTAATCGTAATTTTTCTTTTAATCACTCTATGCAGATAAATATGGATGGTGAGCTCTCTGATGGTATAAAAGTAGACGGTGTCTTAAGAGATGACAGTGTTCCAATTCAGTCTGCTGGTACTACCCAAGAACTTAAAGAAATGGATGAGCTATATGTAAATGTGAGGCGTGAAAGTAGTGAAATAAGGTTTGGCGACTTTGACTTAAATCTTTCACAAAGCAAATTTGGTAAAGTGAATAGGAAGCTTGAAGGTGTAACCTGCAATATCAACGATTGTCTATCCCTAAGTGGGGCACTCTCAAAAGGTAGATGGATGCGTAAAAAGTTTGAAGGAGTGTTAGGTAAGCAAGGTCCTTATGAACTATCATCATCTGGTATAGCAGTGTTAGGGTCAGAAAAAATCTGTTTAAATGGCATCATTATGCAGAGGGGTGAGGACTACACTATTGACTACTCAACTTCAATTTTAACATTTACAACCAAAAGACTTATAAAAAATGGTGATTGTATAACTGCAGAGTTCCAACAAAATGATGATAGTTACAGGAGAGACTTATTTGTAGGTGAGTATAAATTAAGTGATTTTCGTATTCTTTTATTTAAGGAAGAAGATATAAAAACCTCACCTCATTCTTTTTCACTAACCCCTGATAAAATAAAGACATTAATGGAAGTAGAATCTGACTCCTCTAATAGTTGGCTCTCAGGTGCTACCTATGTAGGCAAAGGCAATGGCAGTTACATAAAATTTGCAGAATCCTGTGGAGAGGATAGTATATACAAGTATGTTGGTTATCCAAATGGTGATTATAATGTAAGTTTTACAAATGTAGGTCTAAATAATGGGGATTACAAATTTGACCCCTTAATTGGAGGCTATTCCT is part of the bacterium genome and encodes:
- a CDS encoding glycosyltransferase is translated as MATILGKVLCGYKFIIDTGDLVYELDKLLGFRGYFGLQILRLTEKLMLRLASGIVVRGTFHKQFLETRGYKRIFYIPDGVDTSLFMPYDVFDLRNQLRLTDKLVVGTIGATTWSEKYKMCYGWDLIEVINLLKNLPVIGIFIGDGSGLPYLKQKAREYNIEDKILFLGRIPYEEVPKYLNVFDICLLTQSNHPISMVRTTRKLPCFLACGKYILASEVGEASLILPKEMLIPYKGVKDIDYPYRLMEMIEKIYKDRSILKKGELGVKIAKDRFEYTILAKRVSEIVLKCVSSKTLIGLVSGKNIQKIRVLVVSHSCIVDVNQAPFVELSTYLGIELALVTPRYFKDITFPFQLKFQKHPNLNAKVYPLRSFLSNLPDKNINLHFYPDWLKVMHQFKPDIIHIDEEPYSVSTFQFALAKGKANLLFFAAQNIFKQYLPPFNEFEKYVYRKSSCAIAASEMAKSVLVRKGYHKRIFVIPYSIDFDRFYKKDSQLLKSKLNLTGFVIGYVGRLTKWKGVDTLIKAVKKLTNISAPISLLIVGGGPVEHKVRELVTNLNMQKITRIIGGVLHSEVPNYLNCMNVLVLPSTTIGYWREQFGRVLIEAMACEVPVVGSDSGEIPNIIKKTGGGLIFAEGDVDDLAQKLTLLIQSPELADKLAKEGSEMAFKNYSSKLNAERFYSVYKYIFNKR
- a CDS encoding polysaccharide deacetylase family protein, whose amino-acid sequence is MFRIGNTYIPVLVYHNIGQYRDLYTITPVLFEQQMSFLYNYGFSPLIPADLIHYYIGTKPLPRKPILLTFDDGYRSFLTHALPILSKYGFYCLVFVVTQLIGKLDYFNNPSGKYQLLSKVELIEPSRLGIHFGSHSATHRPLTLLEKDELLTEIAYSKHSLEDIIGKPICFFAYPYGASNECIRKMVKAAGYRFAFTNRFTLNEPFEVGRILIGASDNSCRSRLKISPLYPFIKNILSVVK
- a CDS encoding class I SAM-dependent methyltransferase; this translates as MNIINLGKLIGGREGYAYNWIPYGSVKVLDIGCGYGGLVSVLVKNGKFACGVDIELEFLKEAKKVNPKLPLILSTSSSLPFRDSIFDVVTALDVIELLSKDNLAHTIAEIVRVLKPHSLLIVSIPHKGLFYWLDPINLKYFTVKLLGKILRYAQNDGKRTIYNRHFTLREAVQIIGSKFSIESIHCGGLLIYPLSYFVIRLLDRLPFHFSSLHSLLFRLLKVDFSLKYGNLGYNLILLARKDA
- a CDS encoding glycosyltransferase family 4 protein; its protein translation is MHKILLVTLDFPPIVGGISTYLYSVIKALSHYEVIVVTPMTQGAFKFDREQDFKIYRTKKFYFRKLTLLFLYWKIILIAIKERIRVIYCGHILTGVPALLLKLFTNRAYIVVIYGIEVTDRKIGKLLNLVFNNATCIITVSNFIENYLVGIGVDSSKIIVIHPCVDTERFNPYINPVNLRRRHCLENEKVILTVSRLATSERYKGHDTVLKALPHILKEVPNLVYIIVGDGDDRKRLQDLATNLGLSNNILFTGFVSEEELPMYYALCNVFVMPSQEIKNKTGLKAEGFGIVYLEASVCGKPVIGGRSGGVSDALIDGVTGLLVNPFDEQEIAAAIIKLLTDKELADRIGEAGCERVLREFNIQVLANKLVDVLSS
- a CDS encoding class I SAM-dependent methyltransferase, producing the protein MMGSILPSIFRSVFAHPDNIRLVTQGPIIKDYLTCVGEVTPPLHWVIDVGCGTGRYTEWLTKKSDFVVGMDINWSGLERVKAKNIPVSLVQSVAEALPFKNLSFDFVLCTEVLEHIENDKLALKEMFRILMPGTSLLLSVPCPPPPYPDSAHKRAGYTKVDIISLLRELGFEPLTTHFCMFTISRLLLKFSTQFMRIFKFPPPVLPLVRLEKFLREDKGYKPFNLVILAKKNTLDCKT
- a CDS encoding phospholipid carrier-dependent glycosyltransferase, with amino-acid sequence MYLLTAQGRLGCIDPGVRYAVTKSIVERRTFSIDPTHLLGALLGKDGRTYSFYFIGQSLVFIPPYLLARTFSDKIPVPLREQFKQSVCSFVNVFFMAASCILLLLLLVELGYEWKAATPTTLIYAFATICFPHAQSVMDPAQVIFFTILMLHSLVLYSKYRQRKWGFISGIAFGIALLTRLEVLLIIPGILIWSTLELQKLEKHEGIKWFRNGIVTFIMGVVPFIVIILWYNFVRFGSVFETGYQKVLAQQCGISINLFSSHLVFNLYRMLLNPRESFFLFSPILILFPFLIRSFIQRKKSIGVLCLVVIGCWLYFYSVQQGYRTSAEIEWGQRYLVAITPFMVLPLVELFSIWERLRRVFKVFISLLIALSVSIQLIGVSVSPMRFHLQYVIAEETNELQNLVSPIRRQWQNLWTVSRSMKIGKPWSLVLDSDVVAIEEGWTNAETIQKARSLNVVNFWWIHLYYTRLFPLKIIVTIVVFLVLIGLISCSLLVKILFSKEKLKKS
- a CDS encoding helicase C-terminal domain-containing protein gives rise to the protein MVNVDTIFGKSGLISSVITDYEYRPEQIEMATKIKYVLENGRNLICEAGTGVGKSLAYLVPSVLWITHPDNENVPKRVIVSTYTKTLQNQLLTHDIPIVQSALSGLGIKFSAAPAFGSDNYLCLRRWRKLADKGSLFENKEIERIAAWEAITKTGLRSELDKDGIVSIFSDVARDPDLCAGKKCKFRSRCYYERARRNLFKSDVIVTNHWLFFANIAAGKRVLPPYQAVIFDEAQNLEEVAVQYFGLHLSNYSIRFFLNSLKRGIGNKDLNKMIDEIQDINDDFFRKILNIIGAENVVRVNEKLPVRNSLSPYFNSLSLLLKDLRKNAKDEADAEELVGYLSKCKSIDTGLSFFLNHADTNSVYWLERSSTPEPSVTEIRRHRRFPFVSLNTAPIVVAPWLEKYVFSSQLSGEPKIPIILTSATLSVDNRFEFIKDRLGFQGDELLLASSFNYMENAILYIPKKGPDPRDENKYKEFIVSELSKILPITHGRALVLFTSFKLMDTVYERLQYDKEIIGQGFPDPFHVGTGSLANLKVCPTLRALKESATIKEGHGQALSLLKQGDASRDELLDRLRHKPSVLLGVSSFWQGIDVPGEALSSVIITRLPFEVPDSPITEARIEWIKENGGNPFLDYQLPSAVMTLKQGFGRLVRKRTDYGVVVILDTRIIKMPYGKKFLNSLPKCKLTHKLSEVKEFFNNRR